A single Sporosarcina sp. FSL W8-0480 DNA region contains:
- a CDS encoding DASS family sodium-coupled anion symporter: MVKSTEADRPKRNLKPVWIILAFAVMIVIVLLPTPGDLPVVGQRALAILAFAVILWVTEAVSYPVSAAMIIGLVALLVGFAPDMADPITIVGTKGALKMALGGFSNSAVALVAAALFLAAAMQATNLHKRLALFILSKVGVKTGAIVFGAILVSVVLAFFVPSATARAGAVVPILLGMVAAFGLQPNSRLGALLVITAVQSVSIWNIGIKTGAAQNMVALGFMEKEFGVSVAWSSWFLYAAPWSIIMSVVLYFVMIKLIKPETQVVEGGKELIESQLKELGPIKSSEIRLIIVSLALLFLWATEEKLHPLDTTTVTIIAIGVLLSPKIGVFDWKTVERLIPWGTIIVFAVGITLGTILLDTNGAQWLSNKVFGAMGLENMPLIATIALLSAFNILIHLGFASATSLSSALIPIFIALTTTIAIDANNVGFVLIQQFVISFGFLLPVSAPQNMLAYGTGAFTVKDFLKSGIPLTVIGYLLILLFSATYWKWIGLL, translated from the coding sequence ATGGTTAAATCAACCGAAGCAGACAGGCCTAAACGGAATTTGAAGCCCGTTTGGATTATTTTAGCATTCGCAGTTATGATTGTCATTGTCTTACTTCCCACCCCTGGTGACTTACCTGTCGTCGGACAACGAGCGTTGGCTATTTTGGCATTTGCGGTCATTTTATGGGTGACGGAAGCGGTTTCCTATCCAGTTAGTGCTGCAATGATCATCGGACTTGTCGCCTTGTTAGTCGGCTTTGCACCAGATATGGCGGATCCGATTACGATTGTCGGCACAAAAGGCGCACTAAAAATGGCTTTAGGCGGCTTTTCAAACTCTGCCGTCGCCCTTGTTGCGGCAGCTTTATTCCTTGCCGCAGCCATGCAGGCCACCAATTTGCACAAACGTCTTGCACTCTTCATTTTATCAAAAGTTGGCGTGAAAACCGGCGCAATCGTATTTGGTGCTATTCTCGTGTCCGTCGTTTTAGCATTTTTCGTTCCAAGTGCAACTGCCCGGGCCGGAGCGGTCGTACCAATTCTGTTAGGAATGGTGGCGGCTTTCGGACTTCAGCCAAATAGTCGGCTTGGAGCATTATTGGTCATCACCGCAGTGCAATCAGTCTCCATATGGAATATCGGGATCAAAACAGGTGCTGCGCAGAATATGGTAGCTTTAGGATTCATGGAGAAGGAATTCGGGGTTTCCGTTGCATGGAGTTCTTGGTTCCTGTATGCTGCCCCATGGTCCATCATTATGTCAGTCGTCCTATATTTCGTCATGATCAAATTGATCAAACCTGAAACACAAGTTGTTGAAGGCGGAAAAGAACTGATCGAGTCGCAACTGAAAGAACTCGGTCCTATTAAGTCGTCTGAAATCCGTCTAATCATCGTTTCCCTCGCCCTCCTGTTTCTTTGGGCGACGGAAGAGAAACTCCATCCGCTTGATACTACAACGGTGACGATTATTGCAATCGGCGTTCTTCTGTCACCGAAAATCGGCGTGTTCGATTGGAAAACGGTTGAACGTCTCATCCCGTGGGGTACAATTATTGTTTTTGCAGTCGGTATTACACTTGGTACTATCCTGCTTGATACGAATGGTGCCCAATGGCTATCCAACAAAGTCTTTGGTGCAATGGGCCTTGAAAATATGCCGCTGATTGCGACCATCGCTTTGTTGTCGGCTTTCAATATCCTGATCCATCTTGGATTTGCAAGCGCGACAAGCCTTTCATCTGCGCTTATCCCGATTTTCATTGCACTGACTACCACAATCGCCATCGATGCGAACAATGTCGGCTTTGTATTAATTCAACAGTTTGTCATTAGCTTTGGATTCCTTCTCCCGGTGAGCGCACCGCAAAACATGCTTGCCTACGGGACAGGCGCATTTACCGTGAAGGATTTCCTGAAATCCGGGATTCCACTCACCGTCATCGGCTATTTGCTAATTCTATTGTTCAGCGCAACGTATTGGAAGTGGATTGGATTGTTGTGA
- a CDS encoding SDR family oxidoreductase, whose amino-acid sequence MTKDKYEKKDEQVTPQTQNQQPGIEAEMDPPPLYDDENYKGSGKLKGKNALITGGDSGIGRAVAVAFAKEGANVAIAYLAEAEDVDANKTVELIEKYGGKAKKFRIDISEEENCEQLIDDVVQEFGSLNILVNNAGKQFPQDDISQISGDQLRETFETNFFGLFFLSKAALANMKEGDCIINTSSVTAYNGSPGLIDYSATKGAITTFTRSLALNLADKGIRVNAVAPGPIWTPLIPATFDAKKVEQHGADTPVKRRGQPAENAPAYVFLASNDSSYMTGQTIHVDGGDYVGS is encoded by the coding sequence ATGACGAAAGATAAATACGAGAAAAAAGATGAACAAGTGACACCACAAACTCAAAATCAACAACCTGGAATCGAAGCCGAAATGGACCCACCACCACTATATGATGATGAAAATTATAAGGGCTCGGGAAAGTTAAAAGGGAAAAACGCATTGATCACAGGCGGAGATAGCGGCATTGGGCGCGCCGTCGCTGTTGCCTTCGCTAAAGAAGGCGCCAATGTGGCAATCGCCTATTTGGCCGAGGCTGAAGATGTTGATGCGAATAAAACCGTAGAACTCATCGAGAAATACGGCGGGAAAGCGAAGAAATTCCGTATAGATATTAGTGAAGAGGAAAATTGCGAGCAGCTGATTGATGATGTAGTGCAGGAGTTTGGCAGTTTGAACATCCTTGTGAACAATGCTGGTAAGCAGTTTCCTCAGGATGACATTTCCCAAATTTCGGGTGATCAGCTTCGAGAGACATTTGAAACGAATTTCTTCGGGTTGTTCTTCTTGTCTAAGGCTGCTTTAGCGAATATGAAGGAAGGCGATTGCATTATCAACACTTCCTCCGTTACGGCGTATAACGGTTCGCCGGGCTTAATTGATTATTCGGCAACGAAAGGCGCTATTACAACTTTCACTCGTTCACTCGCTCTGAATTTGGCGGATAAAGGAATCCGTGTAAATGCGGTCGCACCTGGCCCGATATGGACACCTTTAATTCCCGCGACGTTTGACGCAAAAAAGGTGGAGCAGCACGGAGCTGATACACCAGTGAAACGCCGTGGGCAACCCGCGGAAAACGCACCGGCATATGTGTTTTTGGCATCGAATGATTCAAGTTACATGACCGGACAGACGATTCATGTCGATGGCGGGGATTATGTTGGGTCATAA
- a CDS encoding pyroglutamyl-peptidase I — protein MKKLLLTGFEPFLNFPINPTQKIADELHGMEIGRYKIHSEILPVDFNISGDLVISHIKKLQPDAVLSLGLSGGRFKITPERIAINVNDGAKDNSGHAPVDEPIVEGGADGYFTNMPIRKMVEAMKGKGFPAEISNTAGAYLCNHVMYRELHFMNKQRPDMLAGFIHIPASHELAVEHGRVPSWSHEDLKRAIVTCIEVLD, from the coding sequence ATGAAGAAATTATTGCTAACTGGCTTTGAACCGTTCTTGAACTTTCCGATTAACCCGACCCAAAAGATTGCTGATGAATTGCACGGCATGGAAATCGGGCGATACAAAATCCATAGTGAAATCCTACCGGTCGATTTCAATATTTCCGGGGATCTTGTCATTTCGCATATCAAAAAACTGCAACCCGATGCGGTTTTGTCACTTGGTCTGTCAGGCGGCCGATTTAAAATTACTCCTGAGCGAATCGCCATCAATGTAAATGACGGTGCAAAGGATAATAGCGGACATGCACCTGTGGATGAACCGATTGTTGAAGGTGGGGCAGATGGATATTTCACGAATATGCCGATTCGAAAAATGGTCGAGGCGATGAAAGGGAAAGGGTTTCCGGCGGAAATCTCTAATACTGCGGGAGCTTATTTATGCAACCATGTCATGTATCGGGAATTACATTTCATGAACAAACAGCGTCCGGATATGCTTGCGGGATTCATTCACATCCCAGCTTCCCATGAACTTGCGGTTGAACACGGCCGTGTGCCAAGCTGGTCCCATGAAGATTTAAAACGTGCAATTGTTACTTGTATCGAAGTGTTGGATTGA